A region of the Pseudomonas silesiensis genome:
CCGACGGCCCAGGGCGGCACTCACGTCAACGGTCTGCGCCAGGGCTTGCTCGACGCCATGCGCGAGTTCTGCGAATTCCGCAGCCTGCTGCCACGGGGTGTGAAGCTGGCGCCGGAAGACGTCTGGGAGCGCATCGCCTTCGTCCTGTCGATGAAAATGCAGGAGCCACAATTCTCCGGCCAGACCAAAGAGCGCCTGTCGTCCCGTGAAGCGGCGGCGTTCGTGTCCGGTGTGGTCAAGGACGCCTTCAGCCTGTGGCTCAACGCTCACCCTGAAACCGGCATGCTGCTGGCGGAGCTGGCGATCAACAACGCCGGCCGTCGTCTCAAGGCCAGCAAGAAAGTCGAACGCAAGCGCATCACGGCGGGGCCGGCACTGCCGGGCAAACTGGCCGACTGCGCCGGGCAGGACCCGATGCGCTCCGAGCTGTTTCTGGTGGAAGGTGATTCCGCCGGCGGTTCGGCCAAACAGGCGCGGGACAAAGAGTTCCAGGCGATCCTGCCGTTGCGCGGCAAGATCCTGAACACCTGGGAAGTCGATGGCAGCGAAGTGCTGGCCAGCCAGGAAGTGCACAACATCGCGGTGGCCATAGGCGTCGATCCAGGCTCCGCGGACATCGCCCAACTGCGTTACGGCAAAATTTGCATCCTCGCCGACGCCGACTCCGACGGCCTGCACATCGCCACCTTGCTCTGCGCGTTGTTCGTCCAGCATTTCCGCCCCTTGGTGGATGCCGGTCACGTCTATGTCGCGATGCCACCGCTGTACCGTATCGATCTGGGCAAAGAGATCTACTACGCCCTGGACGAAGCCGAGCGCGATGGCATCCTCGATCGCCTGGTGGCGGAGAAAAAACGCGGCAAGCCCCAGGTCACCCGATTCAAGGGTCTGGGCGAAATGAACCCGCCACAGCTGCGCGAAACCACCATGGACCCGAACACCCGGCGCCTGGTGCAGCTGACGCTGGACGATTTCGAAGCGACCTCGGAAATGATGGACATGTTGCTGGCGAAGAAACGCGCCGGCGACCGCAAATCCTGGCTGGAATCCAAAGGCAACCTGGCCGAGGTTCTGGGCTGATGCGCCGAGGCTTTGCCTTGGTGTGTGCGTTGCTGCTGACCTCGATGACGGTGTCTGCGCAGTCGGCGCCAGAGTTGCGCCTGTTGTCCGCGCATGCCGTCGATGGCATGCGCGGTGGCAACCTGTCCGGGCTGGCCCAGTGCGGCAAGGATTTGTGGAGCGTGTCCGATCGGGACGACGAGCAGATTTACCTGCTCGATACCCGTGAGCCTGTCTGGCAAGCCGAAGCCGTGCACATCGATGTGCCGGCGGTGCCCGACAGCGGCTTGCCCTGGGGGTTGCGTTCGCGGACCTGGGCGGCCTCGTTGGCCCGTGGCGGCGATCTGGATTTCGAAGGCATCACCTGCGACAACGCCGGTAATCGCTACATTGTCAGCGAATCTCATGGGGCGGTGCTGCAAGTGCCGTCAACGGGGCCCGCGTCCTGGCTGAAGATTTCGCCGATGCTGATTCGGGAAGCGCGGGCCAGCGGCCTGTTGCTGAAATTCAATGCGCTGTTCGAAGGCCTGGCGATCAGTCCTGAGGGCGACAAATTGTGGCTGGCCGCCGAGCGTGAAAGCCGCGGGTTGCTGTTGATCAAACGACAACAAACTCTATGGGACTGCGATGGCGGCTGTGTGCTGCTGAGCGAGTCCGGCATGGAAATGCAGCCAGCTCAATTCCCCGGCGCCAGGGCGGTGCCGCGGGACTTTGCCGATCTGTCATTGTTCGACGGCAAGCTGTTCACCCTTGAACGCAATGTCTTCGAGATCTGCCGCCGCGACGCGCAGACGGCCAAGGTCGAGCGCTGCTGGTCATATGCCGCCGAGGCATTGCAGGAAAACCGGCGTTATCCACAGGCCTTTGGCCTGGAAGAAGCATTGATCGTGGACGCCGACGGTGCCTGGATCGGCATCGACAACAACAACGGCATACGCGCCGATGGCGAAGTCCGTCCGATCGTCATGCGCTTTGCCGCGCCCGAGGGTGGCTGGAGTGCCAGGTCATGAGTCAGCAACCGCCGGGCAAGCGCATCGGTCGCGTATTGATGGTGCTGGCCTGGTGCGCCGCGCTGTTTCTGGCCACGCGGTTTTTCGGGCAGTGGGAGCAGCGCCAGCAGAATCCCAACGTCGTGGTCAGCTCGGAACAGGGCGAAGGTTTTATCGAAGTGAAGCTTGCCAGCAACAACCAGGGACATTTTGTTGCCAGCGGCCAGATCAACGGTCAGCCGGTGGACTTCATGCTCGATACCGGGGCAACCGATGTGGCGATACCCGGCGGTATGGCCGAACGACTGAAACTGGAAAAGGGCTTCCCGGTGACCTTGAGCACGGCCAGCGGTCGTGCCGAGGGCTATCGAACCCGTATCGACCGCCTGCAGCTGGGCGACATTGTGCTGCGTGATGTGCGCGCCCTCGTCGTGCCAGGCCTGGAAGGCAAGCAAGTGCTGCTCGGGATGAGCGCGCTGAACAAACTTGAATTTACCCAGCGCGGTGGCACCATGCTGCTGCGCCAGACAACGAACCGATGAGGCCCGCATGAGCGACTCCCTTGATCTCAGCCTGGACGGTGTAGAACGCCGGTCACTGGCTGACTTCACCGAAAATGCCTACCTCAACTACTCCATGTACGTGATCATGGACCGTGCCCTGCCGCATATCGGCGACGGACTGAAGCCGGTACAGCGGCGCATCATCTACGCGATGAGCGAGTTGGGGCTGGACGCCGATTCCAAACACAAGAAGTCGGCGCGTACCGTCGGTGACGTGCTCGGCAAGTTCCACCCGCACGGCGACTCGGCCTGCTACGAAGCCATGGTCCTGATGGCCCAGCCGTTCAGTTACCGCTACACGCTGGTCGACGGCCAGGGTAACTGGGGTGCACCGGATGATCCCAAGTCCTTCGCCGCCATGCGATACACCGAAGCGCGGCTGTCGCGTTATTCCGAAGTGCTGCTCAGCGAACTGGGCCAGGGCACCGCGGACTGGGGCCCGAACTTCGATGGCACCCTCGATGAACCGCTGGTGTTGCCGGCACGTTTGCCGAACATCCTGCTCAACGGCACCACCGGCATCGCCGTGGGCATGGCCACCGACGTACCGCCGCACAACCTGCGCGAAGTCGCCACCGCCTGCGTGCGTTTGCTCGATGAGCCCAAGGCCACGGTCGAACAGCTCTGCGAACACATCCAGGGCCCGGATTACCCGACCGAAGCGGAAATCATCACGCCGCGGGCCGATTTGCTGAAAATGTATGAAACCGGCAAGGGCTCGGTACGCATGCGTGCCGTGTACCACGTCGAGGACGGCGACATCATCGTCACCGCGCTGCCGCATCAGGTCTCCGGTGCCAAGGTGCTGGAGCAGATCGCGGCCATGATGCAGGCCAAGCCGTCCAAGGCGCCGCAGATTGCTGACCTGCGTGACGAATCCGACCACGAAAACCCGTGCCGGATCGTGATCATCCCGGGCGCCCGCAAAAACTTTGACCACGATGCCCTGATGCAACACCTGTTCGCCAGCACCGAGCTGGAGTCGAGCTACCGGGTCAACATCAACATCATCGGTCTGGACGGCAAGCCGCAACTGAAAAATCTGCGTGCGTTGCTGGTCGAGTGGTTGCAGTTCCGGGTTCAGACGGTACGTCGCCGCCTGCAATTTCGCCTGGACAAGGTCGAGCGTCGCCTGCACCTGTTGGACGGTTTGTTGATTGCCTACCTCAACCTGGATGAAGTGATCCACATCATCCGGACCGAGGAACACCCCAAAGCCGCCCTGATCGAACGTTTTGCCCTGAGCGAAATCCAGGCCGACTACATCCTTGACACCCGTCTGCGTCAATTGGCGCGACTGGAAGAAATGAAGCTGCGTGCCGAGCAGGATGAACTGCTCAAGGAACAGGCCAAGCTGCAGGCCCTGCTGAGCAGCGAAGCCAAGCTGAAAAAACTGGTCCGCACCGAACTGATCAAGGACGCCGAAACCTATGGCGACGACCGTCGTTCGCCAATCGTCGAGCGTGCCGAGGCCAAGGCCCTGACCGAACACGATCTGCTGCCGAACGAAAAAGTGACGGTAGTGCTGTCGGAAAAAGGCTGGGTGCGCTCCGCCAAGGGCCACGAAATCGATGCCACCGGGCTTTCCTACAAGGCCGGGGATGGTTTCAAGGCCCTGGCGCCCGGGCGTTCCAATCAGTTTGCGGTGTTTATCGATTCCACTGGCCGCAGTTATTCGGTGGCCGCACACACCTTGCCATCGGCCCGTGGCCAGGGCGAGCCGTTGACCGGCCGTCTGACGCCGCCGCCAGGGGCGAGTTTCGAGTGCGTGCTGATGCCCGAAGACGATGCGTTGTACGTGATCGCCTCGGACGCCGGTTACGGTTTCGTGGTCAAGGGTGAAGACCTGCAAGCCAAGAACAAGGCGGGCAAGGCCCTGTTGAGCCTGCCGAACAACGCCAAGGTGATCTTGCCGCGTCCGGTAGCCGATCGTGAACAGAACTGGCTGGCCTCGGTGACCACCGAAGGTCGCCTGCTGATCTTCAAGATCAGCGATCTGCCACAATTAGGTAAAGGTAAAGGCAATAAGATCATCGGTATTTCCGGTGAGCGCGTTGCCAGTCGCGAAGAATATGTCACGGACATCGCCGTTCTGCCGGAAGGTGCCACATTGGTGCTGCAAGCCGGAAAACGTACCTTGTCACTGAAGGCGGACGACCTCGAACACTACAAAGGTGAGCGTGGGCGTCGTGGTAACAAACTGCCTCGTGGCTTTCAGAGGGTAGATGCGCTGCTCGTCGAAAACCTCAATTAAGCGTCCTAGAGCGCTCGATCTACGATTTAACGAGTAGATCGACGCATTGGCGCTGGAGTCGGAACGCATATTCACGGATGATATGGCCTTTCAAGCGCCGGCGTGGCCGAGCGTTCTTCATATTTTTTGAGTATTTTCACTGTGGTTAGCCTTGTGGCAACCACCTGGATGGGACGATGACTGCTCTGCGCCTTCCGTTTTTTTTGATGCTCGCCGGGGTCCTTGGCCTGGCGGGTTGCAGCGTTCACCAACCGGTGTCGCTGTATCAGCTGGACAGCGGAAGTCCGGCTCAGCCTGCGCAAAGCGCGGGCATGGCTGTTTTGCTGGGTCCGGTGACCGTTGCCGATTATCTGCAACGCGAAACCTTGTTGCAGCGTCAACCCGACGGGAGCCTTCAGGCTGCCACTGACGGCCGATGGGCGGGTAGCCTTTCGTCCGATATCGATCAGCTGTTGTTGCGTCAGGTAGCAGGTCATCTGGACAGCCAGCGCGTGGTGCTCGCGCCGGCGACGGTGGGTTTCACGCCGGATGTCCAGGTTCTGCTGACCATCACCCGCCTGGATTCGGGTGAGTCGCAGCCGGCGATCCTCGATGCGCAATGGCGTCTGATCGACCGTCGTGGTCAGGTTCGCGATAACCGCATCATTCATCTGCAGGAACAGCATGCCGGCGGTACGGCGGCGCAGGTTCAGGCACAGGGTGTATTGCTGCAGCGTCTGGCGGCGCAATTGTCGGTGGCGCTCAAGCCGCTGGCCAATCAGCCGCCGATTGCCGAAGCGCCACGCAAGTCTGCGGCCAAGGCTGCGGCACCTGCGGTGGAAAAGGATAAGCAGCCGAAGATCCCGATGGCTGCGCCGATCCGGACCGATATGGAAGTGTTCAGGTTCTAGAGCTGGATTGATTCAAAGCAAAGCCCGCCATTGTGCGGGCTTTGTTGTTTCTGCAGGTTGGAGATCTCGGCTGTCTGTCCTGGCCTCATCGCGAGCAAGCTCGCTCCCACAGGGCGCTCAGTCGTACATAAACCTTGTATTCACAGAGGTCACTGTGGGAGCGGGCTTGCCCGCGAAGAGGCCGGCACAGGCCACAAAAAAGCCCGCAGACGATCACTCATCTGCGGGCTCTTTTACAACAGGGGCCAGGACTTAAGCCCGGCGCTCATGCATCCGCGCCAATTGCCGCTCCAGCATCGATGGATAAGGCTCCATCAACCGCTCTACGCAGCACGCGCCCTCCGGGCTGGCAATCGGCCGGATCCGGGCACGCTGACGGATCAACGCGTCGTCACTGATCTTGCGCTCCACCAGCAACAGGTTGCGGCTGTGTTGCGACAGGGCCAAGGCGTCCTGGGCCGATTCGGTCAGCAGCAGATCGATCTGGCTCATGCCGAACAATTCGTCGCCCAGAGTCAGGCCCAGCTGCAATTGCAGGGTAATGCCACTGTCGGCGACTTCAATCTGCAGCTGATGGCCCAGGGCGCGCAGCAATTCACCGCAGCAAATGGCATTGGTCAGGTAATCGTCGCCGCTGTCTTCGTTGTGGAACAGCATCAGCGTGCTGCCGTCGTTCAGGGTATGCAGTTCACTCTGGTAGAGCGAAGCGGCCTGATCGAGGCAATCGCGATAGCGTTTGAGCAGTTCTTCCAGACGTGCCCGGGGCAGGCGGCGCAACTGATCCTGCGCGCCCAGTTGCACGGCGAGCACGGCACTGTGTTGCGGCACGTTCGATGGCTTTGGTTTTACCAGCGGTTTCGGCGCGCTGTCCGCAGAGACATCACGCAGGTCGGCAAACGGGTCGTCGTCGTCATCGTCATCCTCGACGGTGCTGACAATGCGCCGCGGCGCAGGCTTCACGGCGGCTACCGGGCGACTTTCGTCAAAGCTCGGATCGCGCAGGTTGCGCACTTCGAAGGCCGGATCAGTCTCTTCGTCGTCATTTTCATCGTCGAACTCAGGCTCCGGCTCGGCTTCCGGTTCAACCGGTTCCGGTGCGAAGTCCGCGTGCAACTGGCGAGCGAGGTCGCCGATTTCATCCTGACGCCCG
Encoded here:
- a CDS encoding AhpA/YtjB family protein, translating into MNRPTPVKTDNFFLLIFRALRHRRVPIALRIASHNVILVALALVIYACVMGLQFKQAMHEQADALGESLTTQTATSATELLVSNDILSLNVLLNNLTKNKLVAHAAIYSVDNRILAEAGQRPKHSLLGEAEGMYQSKITFQDVTAGQLRISLDMDQFQQPMTISLQSMGILSAILLALSLALSLRLGRNLSTPLMQLRVWLRNIDEHTPGTGRQDEIGDLARQLHADFAPEPVEPEAEPEPEFDDENDDEETDPAFEVRNLRDPSFDESRPVAAVKPAPRRIVSTVEDDDDDDDPFADLRDVSADSAPKPLVKPKPSNVPQHSAVLAVQLGAQDQLRRLPRARLEELLKRYRDCLDQAASLYQSELHTLNDGSTLMLFHNEDSGDDYLTNAICCGELLRALGHQLQIEVADSGITLQLQLGLTLGDELFGMSQIDLLLTESAQDALALSQHSRNLLLVERKISDDALIRQRARIRPIASPEGACCVERLMEPYPSMLERQLARMHERRA
- the parC gene encoding DNA topoisomerase IV subunit A, producing MSDSLDLSLDGVERRSLADFTENAYLNYSMYVIMDRALPHIGDGLKPVQRRIIYAMSELGLDADSKHKKSARTVGDVLGKFHPHGDSACYEAMVLMAQPFSYRYTLVDGQGNWGAPDDPKSFAAMRYTEARLSRYSEVLLSELGQGTADWGPNFDGTLDEPLVLPARLPNILLNGTTGIAVGMATDVPPHNLREVATACVRLLDEPKATVEQLCEHIQGPDYPTEAEIITPRADLLKMYETGKGSVRMRAVYHVEDGDIIVTALPHQVSGAKVLEQIAAMMQAKPSKAPQIADLRDESDHENPCRIVIIPGARKNFDHDALMQHLFASTELESSYRVNINIIGLDGKPQLKNLRALLVEWLQFRVQTVRRRLQFRLDKVERRLHLLDGLLIAYLNLDEVIHIIRTEEHPKAALIERFALSEIQADYILDTRLRQLARLEEMKLRAEQDELLKEQAKLQALLSSEAKLKKLVRTELIKDAETYGDDRRSPIVERAEAKALTEHDLLPNEKVTVVLSEKGWVRSAKGHEIDATGLSYKAGDGFKALAPGRSNQFAVFIDSTGRSYSVAAHTLPSARGQGEPLTGRLTPPPGASFECVLMPEDDALYVIASDAGYGFVVKGEDLQAKNKAGKALLSLPNNAKVILPRPVADREQNWLASVTTEGRLLIFKISDLPQLGKGKGNKIIGISGERVASREEYVTDIAVLPEGATLVLQAGKRTLSLKADDLEHYKGERGRRGNKLPRGFQRVDALLVENLN
- a CDS encoding retropepsin-like aspartic protease family protein; the encoded protein is MSQQPPGKRIGRVLMVLAWCAALFLATRFFGQWEQRQQNPNVVVSSEQGEGFIEVKLASNNQGHFVASGQINGQPVDFMLDTGATDVAIPGGMAERLKLEKGFPVTLSTASGRAEGYRTRIDRLQLGDIVLRDVRALVVPGLEGKQVLLGMSALNKLEFTQRGGTMLLRQTTNR
- a CDS encoding PqiC family protein; the protein is MTALRLPFFLMLAGVLGLAGCSVHQPVSLYQLDSGSPAQPAQSAGMAVLLGPVTVADYLQRETLLQRQPDGSLQAATDGRWAGSLSSDIDQLLLRQVAGHLDSQRVVLAPATVGFTPDVQVLLTITRLDSGESQPAILDAQWRLIDRRGQVRDNRIIHLQEQHAGGTAAQVQAQGVLLQRLAAQLSVALKPLANQPPIAEAPRKSAAKAAAPAVEKDKQPKIPMAAPIRTDMEVFRF
- a CDS encoding esterase-like activity of phytase family protein, coding for MRRGFALVCALLLTSMTVSAQSAPELRLLSAHAVDGMRGGNLSGLAQCGKDLWSVSDRDDEQIYLLDTREPVWQAEAVHIDVPAVPDSGLPWGLRSRTWAASLARGGDLDFEGITCDNAGNRYIVSESHGAVLQVPSTGPASWLKISPMLIREARASGLLLKFNALFEGLAISPEGDKLWLAAERESRGLLLIKRQQTLWDCDGGCVLLSESGMEMQPAQFPGARAVPRDFADLSLFDGKLFTLERNVFEICRRDAQTAKVERCWSYAAEALQENRRYPQAFGLEEALIVDADGAWIGIDNNNGIRADGEVRPIVMRFAAPEGGWSARS
- the parE gene encoding DNA topoisomerase IV subunit B — translated: MATPSASSYNADAIEVLSGLDPVRKRPGMYTDTSRPNHLAQEVIDNSVDEALAGHATSVQVILHADHSLEVSDDGRGMPVDIHAEEGVSGVELILTKLHAGGKFSNKNYQFSGGLHGVGISVVNALSTEVRVRVKRDGNEYQMTFGDGYKKTELEVIGTVGKRNTGTSVFFAPDPKYFDSPKFSISRLKHVLKAKAVLCPGLLVSFEDKATGEKVEWHYEDGLRSYLVDAVSEFERLPDEPFCGSLAGNKEAVDWALLWLPEGGDSVQESYVNLIPTAQGGTHVNGLRQGLLDAMREFCEFRSLLPRGVKLAPEDVWERIAFVLSMKMQEPQFSGQTKERLSSREAAAFVSGVVKDAFSLWLNAHPETGMLLAELAINNAGRRLKASKKVERKRITAGPALPGKLADCAGQDPMRSELFLVEGDSAGGSAKQARDKEFQAILPLRGKILNTWEVDGSEVLASQEVHNIAVAIGVDPGSADIAQLRYGKICILADADSDGLHIATLLCALFVQHFRPLVDAGHVYVAMPPLYRIDLGKEIYYALDEAERDGILDRLVAEKKRGKPQVTRFKGLGEMNPPQLRETTMDPNTRRLVQLTLDDFEATSEMMDMLLAKKRAGDRKSWLESKGNLAEVLG